ATCGGCGAGGATCTGCGCCTGCGGGCCCGGCCGCTGCGCGATTGATGACCCCGCTCCAGTTGGAGCGGCCCTGCCCCGCCTACAATCGGGTTTATGCCCATATCTCCCGTCCCCGAGTTGGTGGCCGAGCTTGCAGCCGGCCGTATGGTGATCCTGGTTGACGAAGAAGACCGCGAAAACGAGGGTGACCTCGTGCTGGCGGCCGACCATGTCACGCCAGAGGCGATCAACTTCATGGCCAAGTACGGCCGTGGCCTGATCTGCCTGACCCTCACCCGCGAGCGCTGCGAGCGCCTGCAGCTGCCGCCCATGGCCAGCCGCAACGGCACCAAGCACGCCACCGCCTTCACTGTCTCCATCGAGGCCGCCACCGGCGTCACCACCGGCATCTCGGCCGCCGACCGTGCGCGCACCGTGCAGGCCGCCGTAGCCCGCGGTGCCGAAGCGCGCGATCTGGTGCAACCTGGCCACATCTTCCCGCTGCAAGCCCAGGATGGTGGCGTGCTGATGCGCGCCGGTCACACCGAAGCCGGCTGCGACTTTGCCCAAATGGCCGGCCTGACGCCCGCTGCGGTGATTTGCGAAATCATGAAGGACGACGGCACCATGGCCCGTCTGCCCGACCTGATCGAGTTCGCCAAGGAGCATGGGCTCAAGATCGGCACCATTGCCGACCTGATCGAATACCGCAGCCGCAACGAAACCCTGATCAGCCGCGTGGCCCAGCGCAAGCTGCAGACCGCCCAGGGCGAGTTCGATTGCAGCGTCTACACCGACCGCACCGGCGCCACCCACCT
This region of Paucibacter aquatile genomic DNA includes:
- the ribBA gene encoding bifunctional 3,4-dihydroxy-2-butanone-4-phosphate synthase/GTP cyclohydrolase II, with protein sequence MPISPVPELVAELAAGRMVILVDEEDRENEGDLVLAADHVTPEAINFMAKYGRGLICLTLTRERCERLQLPPMASRNGTKHATAFTVSIEAATGVTTGISAADRARTVQAAVARGAEARDLVQPGHIFPLQAQDGGVLMRAGHTEAGCDFAQMAGLTPAAVICEIMKDDGTMARLPDLIEFAKEHGLKIGTIADLIEYRSRNETLISRVAQRKLQTAQGEFDCSVYTDRTGATHLALSKGEWSASDEVLVRVHEPLSVLDLLDTGSCGHSWPLPAALAELQAAPCGVAVLLNCGEEAGSLLARLQANEPAQPPRTVMDLRTYGVGAQILRELGVHKMRLLGSPRRMPSMTGYGLEVTGFKAATPNS